The following proteins come from a genomic window of Nicotiana tomentosiformis chromosome 12, ASM39032v3, whole genome shotgun sequence:
- the LOC138903174 gene encoding uncharacterized protein, translated as MENSELNNNQLQTHQVEKQFYEVAPRCDRILRDYARPNHFEEESSVRRPPIAANNFAIRTGLIQTIQQSCQFTGDASEDPHTHLIGFLELVETCRYNGVTTDVIRLRLFPFSLKGEAKTWLQSLPRGSITT; from the coding sequence ATGGAGAACAGCGAACTTAACAACAACCAACTTCAGACACATCAAGTAGAAAAACAATTTTATGAGGTAGCACCGCGTTGTGATAGAATACTCAGAGATTATGCAAGGCCAAATCATTTTGAAGAAGAATCAAGTGTAAGGAGACCACCAATTGCAGCAAATAACTTTGCAATTCGCACAGGCTTGATTCAAACTATTCAACAGTCATGTCAATTTACCGGAGATGCAAGTGAAGATCCTCACACCCATCTAATTGGTTTTCTTGAATTAGTTGAAACTTGCAGGTATAATGGAGTCACAACAGATGTTATCAGGTTGCGgctttttcctttttcattaaAAGGTGAAGCCAAAACATGGTTGCAAAGCCTGCCAAGAGGTTCCATTACAACATGA
- the LOC104110488 gene encoding UPF0481 protein At3g47200-like encodes MDKQSAKGTKVTREEGWNVGNEKFADINPEEWSITFHQESNSTSHEISENERKWLCSVENSPAIGSSEKPKIQMVPKMHRENEANRRCYEPLVVAIGPFHHEKSKLQPMEKYKVLLANQFAKESSKEKSVSIDVLYTRVKDIVPSARDCYAKDSIKDYNDEEFAKMMFLDGCFILQYIHCLVTRNYKQLQMKSHDIAFIRRDLFLLENQLPFEVLHVLMSCRFKKDEGMEMIKTFISSAHAKPLQSHGLIQNIKYLFLDFFGKISEREKPSLTQEETSKNQIPAHLLEILRAQLIDPNAFSEGGCYLRGEWCSYRSARELSRAGIHFECGKRRCLSDIKFNSFRFSALLTLPPITIDDSTKSELLNLVAYEACPDTPDDFGVTSYLCLMDSLIDHAEDVKELRSKGILLNFLGSDQEVANLFNEIATDLVPNPHAFIDVKHKIENHYNNKGKVWVAEWKNTHFDSPWTVVAFIAAIFLILLQVADTVLAAFQVKFAEPPK; translated from the coding sequence ATGGATAAACAATCTGCTAAAGGAACTAAGGTTACTAGAGAAGAAGGTTGGAACGTCGGTAATGAAAAGTTTGCTGATATTAATCCAGAAGAATGGAGCATTACATTCCATCAAGAATCAAACTCAACTTCTCATGAAAtcagtgaaaatgagagaaaatggctATGTTCTGTGGAGAATTCCCCTGCCATTGGCTCTTCTGAGAAGCCAAAGATACAGATGGTCCCCAAAATGCATCGCGAGAATGAAGCAAACAGAAGGTGCTATGAGCCTCTTGTGGTCGCAATCGGTCCATTTCACCACGAAAAATCCAAGCTTCAACCTATGGAAAAGTACAAGGTATTACTGGCAAATCAGTTTGCTAAAGAAAGTAGCAAAGAAAAATCAGTATCTATTGATGTGCTTTACACAAGGGTCAAGGACATTGTGCCCAGTGCTAGGGACTGCTATGCTAAGGACTCAATTAAAGATTACAACGACGAGGAATTTGCAAAGATGATGTTCTTGGATGGCTGTTTCattctccaatatattcactgcCTTGTCACAAGAAACTATAAGCAGCTGCAGATGAAGAGCCATGATATAGCTTTCATTCGTCGTGATCTTTTCTTACTTGAAAATCAGTTACCTTTTGAAGTCCTGCATGTGTTAATGAGCTGTAGGTTCAAGAAAGATGAAGGAATGGAGATGATTAAAACGTTCATCTCGAGTGCACATGCAAAGCCTCTTCAAAGCCATGGATTAATTCAAAATATCAAGTATTTATTTCTTGATTTCTTTGGCAAGATTTCTGAAAGAGAAAAGCCTTCCCTTACCCAAGAAGAAACCTCAAAAAATCAGATTCCTGCTCATCTCCTCGAGATATTAAGAGCACAACTCATAGACCCGAATGCTTTCTCAGAAGGCGGATGCTATCTAAGGGGTGAGTGGTGCTCGTATCGTTCAGCTAGGGAGCTGAGCAGAGCAGGAATCCATTTCGAGTGTGGAAAGAGACGTTGTCTTTCAGATATTAAGTTCAATTCATTCCGTTTCTCAGCTCTTTTAACACTTCCACCTATAACCATAGATGATTCAACCAAGTCGGAGCTATTAAACTTAGTTGCATACGAGGCATGCCCCGATACACCAGATGACTTTGGAGTTACATCTTATCTTTGCCTGATGGATTCACTAATTGATCATGCTGAAGATGTGAAGGAGCTGAGATCAAAAGGTATACTATTAAACTTTCTTGGAAGTGATCAAGAAGTAGCAAATCTCTTCAATGAGATAGCAACAGATTTGGTGCCAAATCCTCATGCCTTTATTGATGTGAAACACAAAATTGAGAATCATTACAATAACAAAGGAAAAGTATGGGTTGCTGAGTGGAAAAACACTCATTTTGATAGCCCATGGACTGTTGTTGCATTTATTGCAGCAATTTTTCTCATTCTTTTACAAGTAGCTGATACAGTTCTAGCAGCTTTCCAGGTCAAATTTGCAGAACCACCAAAATAA